One genomic region from Carcharodon carcharias isolate sCarCar2 chromosome 12, sCarCar2.pri, whole genome shotgun sequence encodes:
- the LOC121285225 gene encoding titin-like, which produces MIFEKKLLQSEEGTKNERFSCSESLKRKWSCVYSNKYELFFGDGREYLENRENLRDAFSDAEDYLDQGLVSADRCASRTSSISSWSENFRPSFTEKLKFKSVMEGEQAIFKCKLVASPAPKIAWFHNNRPICKDSRKIIKIENIMHVHNSSLEINNVEEKDSGSYKIFAINSEGSAEATASLLVALKEEQNANYLSFVKRSEMVHKSIDSLVKKRDARLRVDLRHVGSPFDKKYQVQGALHKHSNSKIRLMRTMYFERTPTKHHLFNDDPAEIQTPRLYERILDKDSLIDEDIKIKLQLLREAKRKKRFSLAFSEASFDLGTASIEDNLKYNYAYLNRERSRSVGDLDRMDFESSKSYFVQEQELSPGECFQRESPEFHCRIERILGLPSQELELQRAPKENIIEASSRTKAIKSLKEQSLKGNLIQETEQAQENQYWLEEQETDECYFQKEYMRKESGSELHEEPQALSDQWLGGFISMQRDLLAKKPGELFEPSTPAVKETMIIKEAVESEDRVKCAEILLKENEFPLFARTLIKQTPVDVKECPNKPEFKEDHEILSDQWSESLISMQSSLAKKTENSQSVFEHSKATEINGSKFGEKDDMVRECTQKLIPSPLTEKASTLFRMSLNDNTVEPSNTSHRGEVEGDPIAPLDQWPGNVFAKEAPRFDHIIIDQTKSASKENEISISKINQKAAQSENEVTDYTQMLISSILPEKKETSSFVSSLKKEIPKEVKHVPYKFDKIDYATPLEQGPERFISVPRDLSNQKPIDGYKISDRFASAVRQAEVISMSKIRQKTRQDAAQFIDSNHVVRHAPLTAKTKETSTFAGTVIKQTPMEIKEFLYEFDVQEECESTSDKSLGSFIHVEKEFPAAKSEDRHGIQMPDQSRSAVKEAISLSKLNQKQQYKGKVKDHTSILRPCISGKKETSAFVSSSMNETATEIREPSYKSEVKDSHKKPPDQLVGGFVSMRRDYITEKPEDAHGTTSRPIPVFKQIEITSITKISHKEPQPEDMVTSATQIIQPFLPDSKLDSSFLSSLKKETAIDAKVPAYEIELMEDHETTDDQQPGFPTDKPEEGHEMYDQSKFTVKQTEMISVAKIKQKEPHYEAKVVNSTWIVKPSPLPEEIETSTYLSSLKRPSPIDKIESLGKAEFKEDNETVLESFISMHKDSLTENLEGGHGTSDPSADRETSMICISEISQKESQQKWQINCSTQTMTSSPLTEEKKTSTFFSSLMEETPTEIQGYQYKFLAGKRSLKQETPTIKHCPPEFFQHVASPKIKQGDLCVLECQFHGHPQPTVTWYKDEHPIPRSRDCNIYSIENKSTLSIGCTCKEHEGVYTCVIFNQYGTASTSGILRIQEPELFEESLKRFNIHVTEAPENYTEEDDVDQLVENEIESYFPLYTATKSTLQLPKVAAPQPCPINLSLLSSVEIKITAPTPTPEQDEEWKELLQEDEFDSKQSSQEPSSQTAKHKFTFSFDVISEPPQVVKELDKICCAEGASVMFECLISGEPTPVVTWIQNDRVLTYDNSKHRFEESGGMYRLYIDGVAASDLGNYKCVAKNKAGEVQSVSSLTIEPAVHSFICHLKDIEPFDEEAESSVSRFLLNLSKMGQEEDIEQQEQLSVHEGHVETSTLFGIKEQLSGDSMTCTADEFSSKVSSLKEESSEAIIGSLTSFSDEFSSLREESNKIVTDSATSFADDCSSKSSSLMEVSKKVVTDLELTGQKMPVIAAEETYSVSQYLRSLDKNQTLFEAWKMEEETEPKGDKCASVTEMYENSIFPESAIKQVAKSNRAETEGNMSEMELSDNSISPKPIYDNVDLAETISKKDEGDENVSIAQYLPTARQEEAPIHEANNEVFGYDESGITSMEVEEVTFAAVYDYYNQNEEWARSLSPESEMSIEISSTISDDVAENERFYTPPLASENFKSAVSVESFHTPPQSPGYVTPPERLSSPNAVGSSPFGALLERFYTPPEYFRTPIDEGIETTPLEYVSLATEEPRSESFSTPPQEAEAKGNEMPPAFIKPLVRKRIYEGGTLTFITEVIGCPIPDVKWYRRKSLLEPNHRTRLEREGNLCILVIHSVQREDEGEYICNAVNIVGEAKSISQVDVLPQDGRSIALPPPVTHQHVIEFDVQQGQTSRSPSPQEILLEVELDECEVKEFEKQIKIVTIPEFTPDNKNMIISLDVLPMMIADEHNLDFITKENEDVKIYFEATEMPPRFNSHIFDLEIPENTDAVFECSVTGIPTPEIMWFKDDSLIAVDGKKYIRTDNSNHSLKIANVCPSDKGIYSCKSVNSVGETTCRGYLAVTNSNMELKKAGGRAVAVVQLGSAQKCPQELDVDVGHSLLHSNQSSEIEVEFEFEQGTDDSQKLVKLIAVTENGNEEKGEKCVNISFDVFGEPAKEETVQFKAEASENCSFEFQVTETPPKFVISLLDCTATIGSLASFRCLVTGTPKPSVMWYMNDRILEGANYTIEEKDSGHHYLNIVNVTESDAGVYKSKAVNKAGNAVSEAVLKVLHL; this is translated from the exons ATGATTTTTGAGAAGAAATTGCTACAGTCTGAAGAAGGAACAAAGAACGAGCGATTTTCCTGCTCAgaatctttaaaaagaaaatggtCTTGCGTTTATTCGAACAAATATG AATTGTTTTTCGGTGATGGGAGAGAATATTTGGAAAACAGAGAAAACCTGCGGGATGCATTTTCTGATGCTGAAGATTATTTAGATCAGGGACTGGTTTCTGCTGATCGTTGTGCAAGCAGAACATCTTCTATAAGTTCCTGGTCTGAGAATTTCAGACCATCTTTCACTGAAAAGCTAAAATTCAAATCTGTAATGGAAGGAGAGCAAGCTATTTTTAAATGCAAACTGGTTGCCAGTCCAGCACCAAAGATTGCATGGTTTCATAACAACAGACCTATATGCAAAGATTCAAGAAAGATTATTAAAATAGAAAACATAATGCACGTTCACAACTCAAGTTTGGAAATCAATAATGTAGAAGAAAAAGATTCAGGGAGTTATAAAATATTTGCAATAAACTCTGAGGGCTCAGCAGAAGCAACTGCATCTTTACTTGTTGCGCTTAAAGAAGAGCAAAATGCAAACTATCTGAGTTTTGTGAAAAGATCAGAAATGGTTCACAAAAGTATAGACTCTTTAGTTAAAAAACGGGATGCAAGACTTAGAGTTGATCTCAGACATGTTGGATCTCCCTTTGATAAGAAATATCAGGTTCAAGGAGCTTTGCACAAACATTCAAATTCTAAAATCAGACTGATGCGTACAATGTATTTTGAAAGGACACCAACAAAACATCATCTGTTTAATGATGATCCTGCAGAAATACAGACACCTAGGTTATATGAGAGGATTCTGGATAAGGATAGCTTGATTGATGAAGACATTAAAATTAAACTACAGCTTTTACGTGAAGCTAAAAGGAAAAAAAGATTTTCTCTTGCATTCTCTGAAGCTTCATTTGACCTAGGCACTGCATCAATTGAAGACAATCTAAAGTACAATTATGCTTATTTAAACAGAGAGCGCAGCAGAAGTGTGGGAGACCTTGATCGCATGGATTTTGAAAGTAGTAAGTCTTATTTTGTGCAAGAACAGGAATTATCTCCTGGTGAATGTTTCCAGAGAGAGTCTCCTGAATTTCACTGTCGAATTGAACGGATATTAGGACTTCCTTCACAGGAATTAGAACTACAAAGAGCTCCAAAAGAAAATATTATTGAAGCATCTTCCAGAACAAAAGCCATAAAGTCATTAAAAGAGCAATCTCTGAAAGGTAATTTAATTCAAGAAACAGAACAGGCACAGGAAAATCAATACTGGCTGGAAGAACAGGAAACTGATGAATGTTATTTTCAGAAAGAATATATGAGAAAAGAATCAGGGAGTGAACTTCATGAAGAACCACAGGCACTTTCTGACCAGTGGCTTGGAGGCTTTATTAGTATGCAAAGGGATTTGCTAGCAAAGAAGCCTGGAGAGTTGTTTGAACCTTCCACACCAGCAGTCAAAGAAACAATGATAATTAAAGAAGCAGTGGAGTCTGAAGACAGAGTTAAGTGTGCAGAAATTTTATTGAAGGAAAACGAATTCCCTTTGTTTGCCAGAACACTGATAAAGCAAACTCCTGTGGACGTAAAAGAATGTCCAAATAAACCTGAGTTTAAGGAAGACCATGAGATACTTTCTGATCAGTGGTCTGAAAGTTTGATAAGTATGCAGAGCTCATTAGCAAAGAAAACTGAAAATAGCCAGTCAGTGTTTGAGCATTCCAAAGCAACAGAAATAAATGGATCCAAATTTGGTGAAAAAGATGACATGGTGAGAGAATGTACACAAAAACTGATACCTTCACCTTTAACAGAGAAAGCCTCCACCCTTTTCAGAATGTCATTGAATGATAACACAGTAGAACCAAGCAATACTTCACATAGAGGTGAAGTCGAAGGAGACCCTATTGCACCTCTTGACCAATGGCCTGGGAATGTCTTTGCAAAAGAGGCGCCTAGATTTGACCACATAATCATTGATCAAACAAAATCAGCATCCAAGGAAAATGAGATTAGCATCTCCAAAATCAATCAAAAAGCAGCACAATCTGAAAATGAAGTTACAGATTATACTCAGATGCTAATATCCTCTATTTTACCAGAGAAAAAAGAAACCTCAAGTTTTGTCAGCTCTTTGAAGAAAGAAATACCAAAAGAAGTAAAACATGTTCCATATAAGTTTGATAAGATAGACTATGCGACACCTCTGGAACAAGGGCCTGAAAGATTCATTAGCGTACCGAGAGATTTATCAAATCAAAAACCTATAGATGGTTATAAAATATCTGACCGATTTGCATCAGCAGTCAGGCAGGCAGAGGTGATTAGTATGTCCAAAATCAGGCAAAAAACCCGACAAGATGCAGCACAGTTTATAGATTCCAACCATGTTGTGAGACATGCTCCCTTGACAGCAAAAACAAAAGAAACATCAACTTTTGCTGGAACAGTGATAAAACAAACTCCTATGGAAATAAAAGAATTTCTATATGAATTTGATGTTCAAGAAGAATGTGAGTCAACTTCTGATAAAAGTCTTGGAAGTTTTATTCATGTGGAGAAAGAGTTTCCAGCAGCAAAATCTGAAGATAGGCATGGAATCCAAATGCCTGACCAATCTAGGTCAGCAGTAAAAGAGGCGATTAGTTTATCTAAACTCAACCAAAAACAACAGTATAAAGGCAAGGTTAAAGACCACACTTCAATACTGAGACCTTGTATATCAGGAAAAAAAGAAACCTCAGCATTTGTCAGTTCATCAATGAATgaaacagcaacagaaataaGAGAACCCTCATATAAATCTGAGGTTAAGGATAGCCACAAGAAACCTCCAGATCAACTTGTTGGAGGTTTTGTTAGCATGAGGAGGGACTATATAACTGAAAAACCTGAAGATGCCCATGGAACAACCAGTAGGCCCATACCAGTATTCAAACAAATAGAGATAACTAGCATAACTAAAATCAGTCATAAAGAGCCACAACCTGAAGATATGGTTACAAGTGCCACTCAAATAATACAACCTTTTTTGCCAGATAGCAAACTTGATTCAAGCTTTCTCAGTTCATTGAAAAAAGAAACAGCAATAGATGCAAAAGTGCCTGCATATGAAATTGAACTTATGGAAGACCATGAAACAACTGATGACCAACAGCCTGGTTTTCCAACAGATAAACCTGAAGAGGGTCATGAAATGTATGACCAATCCAAATTTACAGTAAAACAGACTGAGATGATTAGTGTAGCTAAAATCAAACAAAAAGAACCACACTATGAAGCAAAGGTTGTGAATTCCACCTGGATAGTGAAGCCTTCTCCTTTACCAGAGGAAATAGAAACTTCAACTTATTTAAGTTCATTGAAAAGGCCATCTCCAATAGACAAAATAGAATCTCTTGGCAAAGCAGAATTTAAGGAGGACAATGAGACAGTTCTTGAAAGTTTTATCAGTATGCACAAAGACTCCCTGACAGAGAACCTGGAAGGTGGCCATGGAACATCTGATCCATCAGCAGATAGAGAGACATCAATGATTTGCATATCTGAAATTAGTCAGAAAGAATCGCAACAAAAATGGCAAATTAACTGTTCCACCCAAACAATGACATCTTCTCCTTTAacagaagaaaagaaaacttcaACTTTCTTCAGTTCGCTAATGGAAGAGACACCAACAGAAATACAGGGATATCAATATAAATTTTTGGCTGGCAAAAGATCCTTAAAACAAGAGACTCCTACAATTAAACATTGCccacctgaatttttccagcatgttgCATCTCCTAAAATTAAGCAAGGAGACTTGTGTGTGCTTGAGTGCCAATTTCATGGGCACCCACAACCTACTGTAACTTGGTATAAGGATGAACACCCAATTCCACGAAGTAGGGACTGTAATATTTACTCCATAGAAAACAAATCTACATTGAGTATTGGGTGCACTTGCAAAGAACATGAAGGAGTATACACATGTGTAATATTCAACCAATATGGAACTGCAAGTACATCTGGCATACTTAGAATACAAG AACCAGAGCTGTTTGAAGAATCTTTGAAAAGGTTTAATATACATGTGACTGAAGCACCAGAGAACTATACTGAAGAGGATGATGTTGACCAGCTGGTTGAAAATGAAATTGAGTCTTATTTTCCACTTTATACTGCAACAAAGTCCACCTTGCAATTACCAAAAGTTGCAGCACCCCAACCTTGTCCTATAAATTTATCTTTGCTTTCTTCTGTTGAAATTAAAATAACtgctccaactccaactccagaGCAAGATGAGGAATGGAAAGAGTTACTTCAAGAAGATGAATTTGATTCCAAGCAGTCATCTCAAGAACCGTCTTCTCAGACTGCAAAACATAAATTTACGTTCTCTTTTGATGTAATTTCTGAACCTCCACAGGTTGTAAAAGAATTAGATAAGATTTGTTGTGCAGAAGGAGCATCGGTGATGTTTGAATGTCTAATTTCTGGAGAGCCAACACCTGTTGTTACATGGATCCAAAATGACAGAGTTTTAACTTATGATAATAGCAAGCACCGATTTGAAGAGagtggaggaatgtatagattaTATATTGATGGTGTTGCAGCATCTGATTTAGGGAACTATAAATGTGTGGCTAAAAATAAAGCTGGAGAAGTACAGAGCGTATCTAGTCTTACAATAGAgccagcagtgcatagtttcATTTGCCATCTGAAGGATATTGAGCCATTTGATGAGGAAGCAGAGTCATCTGTTAGCCGTTTTCTACTTAATCTAAGTAAAATGGGACAGGAAGAAGATATTGAGCAACAAGAACAATTATCGGTACATGAAGGACATGTGGAAACTTCTACGTTATTTGGCATAAAAGAACAACTATCTGGAGACTCCATGACTTGCACTGCTGATGAATTTTCAAGTAAAGTTTCATctttaaaggaagagagtagtGAAGCAATAATAGGCTCACTAACTTCCTTTTCTGATGAATTTTCATCTTTGAGGGAGGAAAGCAATAAAATAGTCACGGATTCAGCAACATCCTTTGCTGATGACTGTTCAAGTAAATCTTCTTCTTTGATGGAGGTTAGTAAGAAAGTTGTCACAGACTTAGAGTTGACAGGTCAAAAAATGCCAGTTATAGCAGCGGAAGAAACATATTCTGTTAGCCAGTATCTACGCTCTCTTGACAAAAACCAGACGTTATTTGAAGCTTGGAAGATGGAAGAAGAAACAGAACCAAAAGGGGATAAATGTGCCTCTGTAACTGAAATGTATGAGAATAGTATATTTCCAGAAAGTGCAATTAAGCAAGTTGCTAAAAGTAATAGAGCAGAAACAGAAGGAAATATGTCAGAGATGGAGTTAAGTGATAACTCAATATCTCCTAAACCCATTTATGACAATGTAGATCTGGCAGAAACAATTTCTAAGAAAGATGAGGGAGATGAAAATGTTTCCATAGCACAGTATCTCCCTACTGCAAGACAGGAAGAAGCACCAATTCATGAGGCAAATAATGAGGTGTTTGGGTATGATGAGTCTGGAATAACTTCCATGGAGGTTGAGGAAGTAACGTTTGCTGCTGTTTATGACTACTATAATCAAAATGAAGAGTGGGCACGCTCTCTTTCCCCTGAATCCGAAATGTCAATTGAGATTAGCAGTACAATTAGTGATGATGTAGCAGAGAATGAAAGATTTTATACACCACCCTTGGCTTCTGAAAATTTCAAATCTGCTGTGTCTGTAGAGTCATTCCATACCCCACCTCAATCTCCTGGCTATGTGACTCCTCCAGAAAGATTGTCTTCACCTAATGCTGTGGGTAGTTCTCCTTTTGGCGCTTTACTGGAGAGGTTTTATACACCACCAGAATATTTCCGAACTCCAATAGATGAGGGTATTGAAACAACACCTCTCGAGTATGTAAGCCTAGCTACAGAAGAACCAAGATCAGAGTCCTTTTCAACTCCTCCACAGGAAGCTGAAGCAAAAGGAAATGAAATGCCACCTGCGTTTATCAAACCTCTTGTCAGAAAAAGAATCTATGAAGGAGGCACACTTACATTTATCACTGAAGTAATTGGTTGCCCAATTCCAGATGTTAAGTGGTATAGGAGAAAATCGTTATTAGAACCAAACCATAGAACTAGACTTGAAAGAGAAGGAAATTTGTGTATATTAGTAATTCATAGCGTTCAGAGAGAGGATGAAGGAGAATACATTTGCAATGCTGTAAACATCGTAGGTGAAGCCAAGAGTATTAGTCAGGTAGATGTTTTACCACAAGATGGAAGGTCAATTGCATTGCCACCCCCTGTGACTCATCAACATGTTATAGAGTTCGATGTGCAGCAAGGCCAAACATCAAGATCTCCATCACCTCAAGAAATTCTTCTGGAAGTTGAACTTGATGAATGTGAAGTGAAAGAATTTGAAAAACAGATAAAGATTGTTACAATTCCTGAATTCACTCCTGACAATAAAAACATGATTATCTCCCTGGATGTCCTTCCTATGATGATTGCTGATGAACATAATCTTGACTTTATAACAAAAGAAAATGAAGATGTGAAAATTTATTTTGAAGCCACTGAAATGCCCCCACGATTTAATAGTCATATTTTTGACCTTGAGATTCCAGAAAATACTGATGCAGTCTTTGAATGCTCAGTGACAGGTATTCCTACCCCTGAAATAATGTGGTTCAAAGATGATTCACTCATAGCTGTGGATGGCAAGAAATACATTAGAACAGATAATTCTAATCATAGCCTTAAAATAGCCAATGTTTGTCCTTCTGACAAAGGCATATACAGTTGCAAATCAGTGAATAGCGTTGGAGAAACAACATGTAGAGGTTATCTTGCAGTGACAAATTCAAATATGGAACTTAAAAAAGCAGGTGGTAGAGCTGTAGCTGTTGTACAATTGGGTAGTGCTCAAAAATGTCCCCAGGAATTGGATGTTGATGTTGGTCATTCTTTATTGCATAGCAACCAGAGTTCAGAAATTGAGGTTGAGTTTGAATTTGAGCAAGGTACTGATGATTCTCAGAAATTAGTGAAACTCATAGCAGTAACAGAGAATGGAAATGAAGAAAAGGGAGAGAAATGTGTGAACATTAGTTTTGATGTATTTGGTGAGCCTGCCAAGGAGGAgactgttcagtttaaagcagaGGCTTCTGAAAACTGTTCATTTGAATTTCAAGTGACAGAAACTCCACCAAAATTTGTAATATCCCTCCTTGATTGTACCGCAACTATAGGGAGCTTAGCATCTTTTCGATGCTTAGTGACTGGTACTCCAAAACCTagtgtaatgtggtatatgaatgaCAGAATACTTGAAGGTGCCAACTACACCATTGAGGAAAAAGATTCCGGGCACCATTATTTGAACATTGTAAATGTTACAGAAAGTGATGCTGGAGTATATAAGTCCAAAGCTGTTAACAAAGCTGGGAATGCAGTCTCAGAAGCtgttttaaaagtacttcatttgtaG